The Lathyrus oleraceus cultivar Zhongwan6 chromosome 5, CAAS_Psat_ZW6_1.0, whole genome shotgun sequence genome includes the window AATATAACAAAAGAATCCTTACGGTCACTGTTACTTCGAAGATCCAAATTTTGTCTAAATCTCCAGAGATTTGATGATCCTGTTGAGTTGCTTTTCTCGTAACACTCACTTGAAGCCTTCATTGTAATATTTTGCAATATCTCATTTTGAGTTTCTTTAGAAATACCACTCGATATTGATTGTGGACTTACAGAATTCTTAATAAAGATGTTCTTTAGAGGATGTCGAATATGTGAAGCATTGTTATTTATGGTGGGGAATAATTGAAGCGATTGGTCAAAAGTAGGCAGTAATGCTCTCATTTTTCCATTTTCAAATATGTCATCGGCAAATATATGCATTCCTTTGACATCGGTGCATGCAAAACTAAATTCTTGTTCTTCATTATTTTCTTCGTCGCTTTTTTGAATTTGTTGATTTGTGCTACAATGCGATTGAGAGTTATCTTGAGCGGGAGCAAAGACATCAAAATCTAATACAGTGTCATTGTTAATGTGTTTTTTTGTGCTACAATATGGATCAAGATTATCTTGGATGAAAGCAAAGTTATCAAAATCAAAAGAAGCATCGTCACTTATTTGGTCATTTGTGCCACAACATGGATCAACTTTATCTTGAATAGGAGATAAGCAAG containing:
- the LOC127081701 gene encoding uncharacterized protein LOC127081701; amino-acid sequence: MQKTNSNIEMLRVQALSILCTPHPFLDFSCLSPIQDKVDPCCGTNDQISDDASFDFDNFAFIQDNLDPYCSTKKHINNDTVLDFDVFAPAQDNSQSHCSTNQQIQKSDEENNEEQEFSFACTDVKGMHIFADDIFENGKMRALLPTFDQSLQLFPTINNNASHIRHPLKNIFIKNSVSPQSISSGISKETQNEILQNITMKASSECYEKSNSTGSSNLWRFRQNLDLRSNSDRKDSFVILNPSESKTSIKPNVENIIIKKRKGEKPKNTLTAYEKLYVTNKARKGSNKRRSLLPYKHGLFGFFTNMHELSRNLHPF